The Porphyrobacter sp. LM 6 sequence CGACCGCCGACGACCGCACCCACCCCGCGCACGCGCGCAAGGGGGCGGCACGGCTCAAGGAACTGGGCCAGCCCTATTACTACTTCGAGGATACCACCGGCGGCCATTCGGGCGGGGTCGACAACGACCAGCGCGCGAAGCTTCAGGCGCTCCAGTTCATCTATCTGATGCAGCGTCTGATGGACGCCCGGAGCAAGTGACGCGCCTTTAGAAAAGGCGCCCGCAAGGCACACAGACGGGGCGATTCCTTCGCGGGAATCGCCCCGTTTGCGTTAGTGCCAAAAGTCAACGCAACTACCTGTAAAACAAGCCGACACTTTGCGCTCAACTCGTCGCGCGCAGCGCACGGGAGAGGTCCTCAACGCTGATTTAACCATGTCCCTCAGCCCCTCGTTAAGCCTGCCCGTCAAGATTCAGCCCATCGGGGGCGATGACGAGCACACACGAGGAGCTGAGCAATGGCCTATCCCAGAGACATCTCGATTGCCGACGCGATCAAGCGTTACGGCTTGCCCCAGAGCCACCGCGTCCACTGGTCGAAGGCGCGGAAGGACGATGTCGTGCGGGCGGTGCGCGAACAGGCGATCAGCTTCCACGAAGCACGCGAACGCTATCTCCTGAGCCGCAGCGAGTTCGAGCAGTGGGAACGCGATTATGTCGCAGCTGGCGGCGAAGTCGCCCGGATGCAGGACGCGTAAGGCTGTCCTGGCGCATCGGTGCCTTGGCGATGGCGGCGAAGGGGCAGTGCGGCCCCTTCTGACATCGGGGCCGAGCGGGATCTAGAACCGATAGCCTTTGAGCCTCAGCCATAGTGCGGGGATCATCAGGTCAAAGTGGACGTCGGTTCCGAGATCACCGCCCGGCCCGACCAAGCCTTCGCCCACGATGCGCAAGCCCGCAGCCGCCTTCTCCAGGTCGATCACCAGCCGTTCGAATGCCTGGGGTTTTGGCCCGCCCTGTTCCATTGGCCAGGTCGTCACCCCGTCGACAAAGCCGATGCCGGGGCCAGTGAAGGCCATTCGCGCACGGCCTCGGTTGTTCAGCGCAGCCTCGAAATGGGCCGCGCCGATCATCAATTCGAGAATACCTTCTGCCCCCGCATACCGCGCCAAGCCCGTCGCCAGCCGGGCAACCCGCTTGACCGGCTTGAGCGACATGCTGTGTTTCTCGATGCCACACGACACCCATGGGCCGGTCGGGCTGGGATGCCGGCTTTGGGGGTTATTCCAGTCAAGGGTGCCGCGCGCGGCGATCCCACTGCCGGTTGTCGCAAGATCGCCGATGCTTGTCTGGCGAGGCTGCCAGCCCTCGATCTCGACCGTAGTCGCCTGCGCTTTGCGAGATGAAAAGCCAAGAAACGGCAGCGCGTTGTCAGGCACAAGGCATTGCACCCGCAACTGCGCGCCGAGCTCGACGCTGCCCTTGTGCACGCGATCATTGGCTGAAAGCCGGGCAGACAGTCCGATCGTCAGGCCATGCTCCGAAAAGTCGTAGGCGATTTCGACAGCACGGCCGGAAAGGTACAGCGAACCGCCCTCTACGCTGACGTAGGGCGTGTCCCGAAGCGCAACCGAAACCAGGAGTTCGTTCTCGCTCGCGATGGTCACGCGGTCGGATGTACTGGTCCAGCTGCTGATAAAGGATGGCATCGCCGAAGCGGGTCCGCCAAGGCTGATGTGCCCTTGCGGCGCCCGCCAATTTCCATGCTGGTTCGAGGTGAAGAGCCCATCACCCTGCACCTCGAGATGTGGCCAGAAATCCATGCTGAACTGCCGGTCATTCCGACCGAGCGCCAACGTCGGCGTGCACCCGCGCAGCTGCGCGGCAAGGTCAGTGCCATCATCGGCGAGCAATTCGATCGACGCTTCAACCAGCGGCGCGCCAAGCACGTGGATACGCGGAAGTGAATTTCGGTCCATGATGGCCCCTTACCATCAAAGAGTTAAGGCACTTACCGCGTCGGCGCGTCGAAATCGGCGGGCTTGTTCGCGATCCAGGCGACGAATTTGGCGATCGCCGGATGGCCGCGAATGATCGTCACATCATCGCCGATCCGCGCCAGTTCGTTGTTGGTGAAGTTGGCGTGGATCGTCTTGTGGCAGATCGGGTGGATCGGCACCTTCAGCTTGCCCTTCTTGGCCTTGGGGACAGGGTGATGCCACTGGACGATATCGCCCAAGGGACGATCGCACAGCCAGCAGTCGAGGGGGGCAAGGTCGTTACTCATGGTCAGTTGGGTCCGCACGGATGGTTTCATCGGTGAACAATTCGCGCTCATCCTCCCACACGGCGTTGGCGGCACCGGTCTGGACGGGCAGCACATCGGGATCATGGCACAGCCGGATCGCGGCAAACTTGCCCGCTCGCTCGATCACCACGCCGTCGCTGATCGCCGGGACATTGTGGCCCTCATCGTCCCAGCCGGTGCGAACCATGCGGCTGAAGACGATGTAGCGGGTATCGCCGTTATCGAAGGCGATCTGGTCCTCACCGCCCCCTGAATACATCGCGTTGGCGTATTTCCCGCCCGATAGCTCGAGTTCGGGGGTGGCACCGCCAAAGCGGTAATACCCCAGCCATTCGCCCGCGCCGCACACCGCGACGCGCTTGCCGTCGGCGAAGGTGCAGGTGAAGATCGGGGTCTCGTCCGGCTTGCAGGCGGCTTGGTGGATTCGCTTTTGCCGGGCGACCTCTTCGGCGAGAGCCGGAGAAACGTAGGCGGAGGCTGAGGGCGTCGCAGTTGGCTCGGCCGCCACGGCCTGTTCGACCGGCTCGCCCTTGCAGGCGACGATCATTGTCACGGCCATGAGAGCAAGTGCTGCCCTCACCCTTTCTTCTCCGCCGCCTTCTTCTTTTTCATCGTGTCGTGGAAACGATCGGCCCAGCCGGGTTTGACCAGCTGTTCGGCGCGGACCATCCGCAGCTCTCCGGGTGCGACATCGCGGCTGACGGTCGATCCAGCAGCAACAATCGCATCCGCGCCGATGGTGACAGGCGCGACCAGCGCCGAGTTCGAGCCGATGAAGGCCCCCGGCCCGATCACGGTGCGATACTTGAAATAGCCATCGTAATTGCAGGTGATCGTCCCTGCACCGATATTGGCCTTCTCGCCGATGGTGGCATCGCCCAGATAGGTCAGGTGACTGGCCTTGGCGCCGGGGGCGAGCACAGCGTTCTTCACCTCGACGAAGTTGCCGATGAAGCTGCCCTCTTCCAGCACCGTGCCGGGGCGCAGGCGCGCGAAGGGGCCGACCTTGACCCCGGTCGCCAGCTTGGCTCCCTCGATATGGCTGTTGGCGCGCACCAGCACATTGTCGGCGATGGTGACGCCGGGGCCGAAGAACACGTTGGGCTCGATCGTGACATCGCGGCCCACCACCGTGTCATGGGCGAAGAACACCGTTTCGGGCGCGATCAGGGTCGCGCCTTCGTCCATCGCCCGGAGACGGCGCGCGGCCTGCCAGCGCCCTTCGGCAGCAGCGAGTTCGGCGCGCGAGTTGATACCCGCTACCTCGTCGGCACTGTCGGCCACGATCACCGCGCAGGTGCGCCCGTCGGCAATCGCGATGTTGACGATATCGGGGAGGTAATACTCCCCCTGCGCGTTGTCGTTGCCGACCCGCGCCAGCAGCGCGAAGAGATCGGCCGCGCGCGCGGCGATCAGGCCCGAATTGCACAGGTGGCAGGCGCGCTCGCCCTCGTCGGCGTCCTTGTATTCGACCATCTTGAGGATGGCGCCGTCATCGTCGGCAATCACCCGCCCATAGTGCAGCGGATCGGCCGGCTCGAAGCCGAGCACCACGGCGGCCGGGCTGTCGGCGCCGTGGAGCCGCTCCAGCATCGCGCGCATGGTTGCCGCCTTCACGAAGGGCACATCGCCATAGAGCACCAGCACATCGCCGCCGAAGCCTGTCAGCGCGCCCTCAGCCTGCTGCACTGCATGGCCGGTGCCGAGCTGGGGTTCCTGAAGGCAGGTGACCGCGCGGTCCCCCACCGCCTTTTCGATCTGCTCACGCCCTGCGCCAACAACCACGGCCAGCCTTTCCGGCCCCAGCTCGGCAACGCTTGCCATCAGATGTTCGAGCATCGGCTGCCCGGCGATCTTGTGGAGCACCTTGTGCGTGTCGCTCTTCATGCGGGTGCCCTTGCCCGCAGCAAGGATAATGGCAGCGAAAGGATGTGTCGTCGTGATCATGCTTCCCCC is a genomic window containing:
- a CDS encoding HNH endonuclease → MSNDLAPLDCWLCDRPLGDIVQWHHPVPKAKKGKLKVPIHPICHKTIHANFTNNELARIGDDVTIIRGHPAIAKFVAWIANKPADFDAPTR
- a CDS encoding DUF1153 domain-containing protein; the protein is MAYPRDISIADAIKRYGLPQSHRVHWSKARKDDVVRAVREQAISFHEARERYLLSRSEFEQWERDYVAAGGEVARMQDA
- the glmU gene encoding bifunctional UDP-N-acetylglucosamine diphosphorylase/glucosamine-1-phosphate N-acetyltransferase GlmU, which encodes MITTTHPFAAIILAAGKGTRMKSDTHKVLHKIAGQPMLEHLMASVAELGPERLAVVVGAGREQIEKAVGDRAVTCLQEPQLGTGHAVQQAEGALTGFGGDVLVLYGDVPFVKAATMRAMLERLHGADSPAAVVLGFEPADPLHYGRVIADDDGAILKMVEYKDADEGERACHLCNSGLIAARAADLFALLARVGNDNAQGEYYLPDIVNIAIADGRTCAVIVADSADEVAGINSRAELAAAEGRWQAARRLRAMDEGATLIAPETVFFAHDTVVGRDVTIEPNVFFGPGVTIADNVLVRANSHIEGAKLATGVKVGPFARLRPGTVLEEGSFIGNFVEVKNAVLAPGAKASHLTYLGDATIGEKANIGAGTITCNYDGYFKYRTVIGPGAFIGSNSALVAPVTIGADAIVAAGSTVSRDVAPGELRMVRAEQLVKPGWADRFHDTMKKKKAAEKKG